The following proteins are encoded in a genomic region of Microtus ochrogaster isolate Prairie Vole_2 chromosome 5, MicOch1.0, whole genome shotgun sequence:
- the LOC101984349 gene encoding olfactory receptor 8D2-like, with product MNHSSMTDFILEGLTKRPELQVPLFILFFLIYVITVVGNLGMILLITISSQLHSPMYYFLSHLSFIDLCYSSVITPKMLVNFVSEKNIISFTGCMTQFYFFLIFAIAEGYLLTAMAYDRYVAICSPLLYNIVMSQRVCSIMMTVVYSLGFFGATVHTTRMTMLSFCGSHSISHYFCDILPLLSLSCSSTHINEILLFIIGGINTLVPTLAVIISYAFILTSILRIRSTEGRSKAFGTCSSHILAVGIFFGSITFMYFKPPSSNNTEDDKVSSVFYTTVTPMLNPLIYSLRNKDVKNALKKVVRGRQSS from the coding sequence ATGAACCACTCTTCAATGACTGACTTCATCCTTGAAGGACTAACAAAACGCCCAGAGCTTCAGGTCCCACTGTTCATCTTGTTTTTTCTGATATATGTGATCACAGTGGTGGGAAACTTGGGCATGATCCTTTTAATCACCATCAGTTCTCAACTTCACTCTCCAATGTATTATTTTCTCAGTCACTTATCCTTCATTGACCTCTGCTACTCCTCTGTCATCACGCCTAAGATGTTGGTGAACTTTGTATCTGAGAAGAACATCATCTCTTTTACGGGGTGCATGACTCAGTTTTACTTCTTCCTCATTTTTGCCATTGCAGAAGGCTACCTCCTTAcagccatggcctatgaccgctatgttgCCATCTGTAGCCCACTGCTTTACAACATTGTCATGTCCCAAAGGGTCTGTTCCATAATGATGACTGTGGTATACTCACTGGGTTTCTTTGGGGCTACTGTTCATACAACACGCATGACAATGTTGTCCTTCTGTGGGTCTCATAGTATCAGCCATTATTTTTGTGACATTCTGCCCTTGTTGTCTCTGTCTTgctccagcacccatatcaatGAGATACTGCTATTTATTATTGGTGGAATTAATACCCTAGTGCCTACACTGGCTGTCATCATCTCTTATGCTTTCATCCTAACTAGTATTCTTCGTATCCGCTCCACTGAAGGACGTTCCAAAGCCTTTGGCACTTGTAGCTCCCATATTTTGGCTGTGGGAATCTTCTTTGGGTCTATAACATTCATGTATTTCAAGCCACCTTCCAGCAATAATACGGAAGATGATAAAGTGTCCTCTGTGTTCTATACCACAGTGACCCCAATGCTGAATCCCCTAATATACAGCCTGAGAAACAAGGATGTAAAGAATGCACTGAAAAAGGTGGTTAGGGGAAGGCAGTCATCTTAa
- the LOC101984629 gene encoding olfactory receptor 8D1-like: MSTGNNSATAVFVLVGLTRESELLLPLFLLFLGIYTMTVVGNLGMILLITVSPLLHTPMYYFLSSLSFVDLCYSTVITPKMLVNFLGKKNLIFYSECMAQLFFFVIFVVAEGYLLTAMAYDRYVAICRPLVYNVIMSSRLCSLLVLVSFILGLFSAIAHTSAMMKLNFCKSHIISHYFCDVLPLLNLSCSSTHLNELLLFIIAGLNTLVPTIAVIVSYIFIFSNILRISSSEGRSKAFGTCSSHLMAVGIFFGSITFMYFKPPSSNTLEEEKVSSVFYTTVIPLLNPLIYSLRNKDVKKALGRFLVRR; encoded by the coding sequence ATGAGCACTGGAAATAATTCAGCAACAGCAGTGTTTGTCCTGGTGGGATTAACTCGGGAATCAGAGCTCTTGCTGCCCCTCTTTCTCCTGTTCCTGGGAATCTATACTATGACAGTAGTGGGGAACTTGGGCATGATTCTCCTCATCACAGTCAGCCCACTGCTGCATACTCCCATGTATTATTTTCTCAGCAgcttgtcttttgttgatctCTGCTATTCCACTGTTATTACACCTAAAATGTTGGTGAACTTTCTTGGGAAGAAAAATCTGATCTTCTATTCTGAGTGCATGGCCCAGCTCTTTTTCTTTGTGATCTTTGTGGTGGCTGAGGGTTACCTCCTTACTGCCATGGCATATGATCGGTATGTGGCCATCTGCAGACCATTAGTGTATAATGTTATCATGTCCTCTAGGCTCTGTTCACTGTTAGTTCTGGTTTCCTTCATCCTAGGCCTTTTTTCTGCCATTGCCCACACAAGTGCTATGATGAAACTGAACTTTTGTAAATCCCACATCATAAGCCATtacttctgtgatgttctccCCCTCCTCAACCTCTCCTGCTCCAGCACACATCTCAATGAGCTTCTCCTATTTATTATTGCAGGACTCAACACCTTGGTGCCTACCATAGCTGTTATTGTCTCTTATATCTTCATCTTCTCCAACATCCTTCGCATCAGCTCATCAGAGGGTCGGTCCAAAGCTTTTGGAACCTGCAGCTCTCATCTCATGGCTGTGGGGATCTTTTTTGGTTCTATCACCTTCATGTATTTCAAACCTCCTTCTAGTAATActttggaggaagagaaggtgtCCTCTGTATTTTATACCACAGTGATTCCCTTGTTGAATCCTCTAATATATAGTTTGAGGAACAAAGATGTGAAGAAAGCTTTGGGAAGATTCTTGGTGAGGAGATAA